In the genome of Petrotoga olearia DSM 13574, one region contains:
- the deoC gene encoding deoxyribose-phosphate aldolase yields MEIVELKKIIKNEITRVENEFTFEERQANLKSQEVAKYIDHTLLKATSTPSDVEKLCNEAKDNSFYAVCVNPTYVNLSKEILTDSNVKVATVIGFPLGANTIETKVYESDNSIKNGADELDMVLNIGRLKVQQYDYIYDEIHAISSLTKDSKKVLKVIIETCYLSKEEKIAAVVISKLAGADFVKTSTGFGSGGAELEDVALMKFLVGNEMKVKASGGIRDLETALKMIGCGADRIGTSSGLKIIQGKI; encoded by the coding sequence ATGGAAATTGTAGAATTAAAAAAGATCATAAAAAATGAAATAACAAGAGTGGAAAATGAATTCACTTTTGAGGAAAGACAGGCAAACCTAAAATCCCAAGAAGTGGCAAAATATATTGATCATACATTGCTTAAAGCAACCTCAACACCTTCAGATGTAGAAAAACTTTGCAATGAAGCGAAAGATAACAGTTTCTATGCGGTTTGCGTTAATCCAACTTACGTAAATTTATCAAAAGAAATTCTTACAGATAGTAATGTGAAAGTGGCAACAGTAATCGGATTCCCTTTGGGAGCTAATACTATAGAAACAAAAGTTTATGAATCTGATAATTCGATTAAAAACGGTGCAGATGAATTAGATATGGTTTTAAATATAGGAAGACTTAAAGTACAACAATATGATTATATTTACGATGAAATACATGCTATTTCTTCATTGACTAAAGATTCTAAAAAAGTTTTAAAAGTTATTATTGAAACCTGCTATCTTTCGAAGGAAGAAAAGATAGCTGCCGTTGTAATTTCAAAATTGGCTGGCGCTGATTTTGTAAAAACCTCTACTGGATTCGGGAGTGGGGGTGCTGAATTAGAGGACGTGGCTTTGATGAAGTTTCTTGTAGGAAATGAGATGAAAGTAAAAGCTTCTGGTGGTATTAGAGATTTAGAAACAGCCTTAAAAATGATAGGCTGTGGAGCAGATAGGATAGGAACGAGTTCGGGACTAAAGATAATTCAAGGGAAAATATAA
- a CDS encoding cold shock domain-containing protein, producing the protein MKGKVKWFDSKKGYGFITGEDGNDVFVHFSAVQMDGYRKLEEDEEVEFEVVEGDKGPQASNVRPL; encoded by the coding sequence GTGAAAGGTAAAGTAAAGTGGTTTGATTCAAAGAAAGGTTATGGCTTCATCACTGGGGAAGATGGGAACGACGTATTTGTACACTTCTCAGCTGTTCAAATGGATGGCTACAGAAAGTTAGAAGAGGACGAGGAAGTTGAATTTGAAGTAGTTGAAGGCGACAAAGGTCCTCAAGCTTCTAATGTAAGACCCTTATAA
- the efp gene encoding elongation factor P, whose amino-acid sequence MIDVGDLRKGDFIVYQNEVYRVVDANKHFMGRGSGLIRTRLKNVMTGLIKEVSFSSGEKVQEADISFRKAQYLYNDGDHFYFMLLDTYEQYSLPAQELEDEKYYLTENMEVDLIFFNGNPIFIQLPTVVVLTVTDTEPNFKGNTVSGGGKPATLETGLKTSVPFFVERGQKIKVDTRTGEYLERA is encoded by the coding sequence ATGATCGACGTAGGAGACTTAAGAAAAGGAGATTTCATCGTTTATCAAAACGAAGTATATCGTGTGGTTGACGCCAATAAACATTTTATGGGAAGAGGTAGCGGATTAATTAGAACTCGTTTAAAAAACGTCATGACAGGCTTGATAAAAGAAGTTAGTTTTTCTAGTGGTGAAAAGGTTCAAGAAGCGGATATAAGTTTTAGGAAAGCCCAGTATTTATACAACGATGGTGACCATTTTTATTTTATGTTACTTGATACCTATGAACAATATTCTTTGCCTGCGCAAGAGTTAGAAGATGAAAAATATTATTTAACCGAAAATATGGAAGTTGATCTAATCTTTTTTAACGGGAATCCTATTTTTATTCAACTTCCCACCGTTGTGGTTCTAACCGTTACAGACACTGAGCCTAACTTTAAAGGAAACACAGTGTCCGGTGGAGGCAAACCAGCGACGTTAGAAACAGGATTGAAAACCTCTGTTCCTTTTTTTGTGGAAAGAGGACAAAAAATAAAAGTAGACACCCGTACAGGGGAATACCTAGAAAGAGCATAG
- a CDS encoding MATE family efflux transporter, which produces MEENANKLENKNIGKLLMELSLPAIAAMLVQALYNFVDTIYIARGVGTLGIAGVSVAFPIQMIIMAFGGMIGIGGGTLISRSLGAKDVGRAEKALGNIFSTIFVLSISLTILGTIFLDPILIFFGATPDILPYSEDYMSVILFGAIFFSIAMAGHNVMRAEGNAKYAMISMIIPGILNIILDPIFIFGLNMEVKGAAVATVLSQFVGVVYIGYYFFSGKSSLKFHLKNFILDWHIMSETLAVGSSAFARQVAGSLLAIVLNNLLGTYGTSLHIAIYGVINRLLMFFFMPMFGIAQGFLPIAGYNFGAKRFDRVKEVLKKATIAAIIWSTVSFVLVQLFPSFLLSIFSTDPSLINEGIPALRIDGMFIWVVGFQVVGSALFQAIGRAGPALLLSMSRQILIFIPLVFVMSHFFGLMGIWYTFPISDVLSALITLFFVSREINILNSLQKKQIQINDKQNEVEESYESERKHEYQSQEK; this is translated from the coding sequence TTGGAAGAAAATGCCAACAAGCTTGAAAACAAGAATATAGGGAAGTTATTAATGGAACTATCTTTACCAGCAATAGCTGCCATGTTGGTGCAAGCTTTATATAATTTTGTCGATACTATATACATTGCAAGAGGTGTTGGCACACTTGGGATAGCTGGAGTATCTGTTGCATTTCCAATTCAAATGATCATTATGGCTTTTGGTGGAATGATAGGAATCGGCGGGGGTACTTTAATATCCCGAAGTTTAGGGGCGAAGGATGTTGGACGCGCAGAAAAAGCTTTAGGAAATATTTTTTCTACTATATTTGTTTTAAGCATAAGTCTTACTATTCTTGGTACCATCTTTTTAGATCCTATTTTAATTTTCTTTGGTGCTACCCCCGATATTCTTCCATACTCAGAGGATTACATGAGTGTAATCCTTTTTGGAGCAATATTCTTTTCAATTGCAATGGCAGGTCACAACGTTATGAGAGCAGAAGGTAATGCAAAATATGCAATGATATCTATGATCATTCCAGGGATATTGAACATTATTCTTGATCCTATTTTTATATTTGGCTTAAATATGGAAGTAAAAGGCGCTGCGGTAGCTACAGTACTTTCTCAGTTTGTAGGGGTTGTTTATATAGGATATTATTTTTTTAGTGGGAAAAGTTCTTTGAAATTTCACTTAAAGAATTTCATATTAGATTGGCACATTATGTCTGAAACACTAGCGGTTGGATCGTCTGCATTTGCCAGGCAAGTTGCTGGGAGTTTACTAGCAATAGTTTTAAATAATTTGTTAGGGACGTACGGAACTTCATTGCATATAGCAATTTATGGGGTAATAAATAGACTCTTAATGTTCTTTTTTATGCCTATGTTTGGTATTGCACAAGGTTTTTTACCAATAGCTGGTTATAACTTTGGAGCCAAAAGATTTGATAGGGTAAAAGAAGTTCTGAAAAAGGCAACAATTGCTGCTATTATATGGTCAACAGTCTCGTTTGTGTTAGTTCAATTGTTTCCAAGTTTTCTACTTTCTATATTTTCAACAGATCCATCGTTGATTAACGAAGGTATTCCTGCTTTAAGGATAGACGGGATGTTTATATGGGTTGTAGGTTTTCAAGTTGTAGGATCTGCTCTATTTCAAGCTATTGGTAGAGCTGGCCCGGCGCTTCTGCTATCAATGTCGAGGCAAATATTGATATTTATTCCGTTGGTTTTTGTTATGTCCCATTTTTTTGGATTAATGGGGATATGGTACACATTCCCTATTTCAGATGTCTTATCCGCGTTGATCACGTTATTTTTTGTAAGCAGAGAGATCAATATTCTAAATTCTCTACAGAAAAAACAAATTCAAATTAACGATAAACAAAACGAAGTAGAAGAATCTTATGAGTCTGAGAGAAAACATGAATACCAATCCCAAGAAAAATAA
- a CDS encoding MATE family efflux transporter has translation MEKDLTKGSIIKHILVMALPTMIGMAAQMVYDLVDIFWIGMISSEAIAGVTVFSTIFWMVDALNEIIGVSSISLVSQAYGKKDYYQTTRSIEQTISFKFLVALIAATFMAIFLEPLMSLFVDETVVGYGLDYGYLRLFFLPIMFSSYSINTVFRCLGDAKTPMIIMIAVSILNLFLDPIFIFETVPFINIKGLGFGVFGAAIATVVSQTIAFFIGFVILFTRTHDVKPHIKGLFRLDKDIDIKLITIGLPNGIEIFFRNLSNVVILGFVSLFGNEAIAANGIAGRIFGFAFVPLFGLTMGASSVVGQTIGAGDIGRSEKAANITGILGSVVMLFFILIAFGFGENVISLFTNDPIVIKYGTEFLKYGSIGLVVLGYGLGLASSFSGSGYNFPFLLSSIISRWGIQLGVLIVAIQIFNQSLTWIWLSYMFGDISESLILLYFYKKGKWKKKRAWQ, from the coding sequence ATGGAAAAAGATCTAACAAAAGGCAGTATAATAAAGCATATTTTGGTGATGGCATTACCCACAATGATTGGTATGGCAGCCCAAATGGTTTATGATCTTGTGGATATCTTTTGGATAGGTATGATTTCCAGTGAAGCGATAGCTGGTGTGACAGTTTTTTCCACTATATTTTGGATGGTAGATGCATTAAATGAGATTATTGGTGTAAGTTCAATCTCTTTGGTGTCTCAAGCTTACGGTAAAAAAGATTATTACCAAACTACGAGATCAATTGAACAAACGATAAGTTTCAAATTTTTGGTGGCGTTAATAGCGGCAACTTTCATGGCTATATTTTTGGAACCATTAATGTCTCTTTTTGTAGATGAAACTGTGGTGGGCTATGGTTTAGATTATGGTTATTTAAGATTGTTCTTTCTACCAATAATGTTTTCTTCTTACTCGATAAACACGGTTTTTAGATGTTTGGGCGATGCTAAAACTCCCATGATTATAATGATAGCTGTAAGCATACTAAACCTTTTCCTTGATCCAATCTTTATCTTTGAAACAGTGCCTTTTATCAATATAAAGGGCTTGGGATTTGGAGTTTTTGGTGCGGCAATTGCAACTGTAGTTTCCCAAACCATAGCTTTTTTCATTGGTTTTGTAATTCTTTTTACCAGGACACACGATGTAAAACCTCACATAAAAGGTTTGTTTAGATTAGACAAAGATATAGATATCAAGTTAATAACTATAGGATTACCCAACGGTATAGAAATATTTTTCAGAAATCTTTCAAATGTAGTTATCTTAGGTTTTGTTTCACTTTTTGGTAATGAAGCTATTGCTGCAAATGGGATCGCAGGTAGGATATTTGGCTTTGCCTTCGTTCCTTTATTTGGCCTTACTATGGGGGCATCTTCTGTTGTTGGTCAAACTATCGGAGCTGGAGATATAGGAAGATCGGAAAAAGCGGCAAATATCACAGGAATACTCGGATCAGTTGTAATGTTATTTTTCATCCTAATCGCTTTTGGCTTTGGTGAAAATGTGATTTCTCTATTCACAAACGATCCTATTGTGATTAAATATGGAACAGAATTTTTAAAGTATGGATCAATAGGCTTAGTGGTACTAGGTTATGGACTTGGTCTCGCAAGCTCTTTTTCTGGATCGGGATACAACTTTCCGTTTCTTTTATCCAGCATCATCTCAAGGTGGGGTATACAATTAGGTGTTTTGATCGTTGCAATTCAAATTTTCAATCAATCCTTAACATGGATATGGCTTTCTTATATGTTCGGAGATATTTCAGAATCTCTTATTCTTCTTTATTTTTATAAAAAAGGAAAATGGAAAAAGAAAAGAGCTTGGCAATAA
- a CDS encoding MarR family winged helix-turn-helix transcriptional regulator: protein MENNPSIQMEKLIREICSKVKSEGRLVLKEFNISPAQFDVLQTVYFKGPKMLSDISKRLGITKSTTTGLIRRLEVAGYLVREKSKKDKRVYVVKITQEGSNIIENVIKNRVKLMEKVYEKLGKKETSIEILKEINMILNEKRGEI from the coding sequence ATGGAAAATAATCCTTCAATTCAAATGGAAAAGTTGATTAGAGAAATTTGCTCAAAAGTTAAAAGCGAAGGAAGGCTGGTTTTAAAAGAGTTTAACATTTCTCCGGCTCAGTTTGATGTTTTGCAAACTGTTTATTTCAAAGGTCCTAAAATGCTCAGTGATATCAGTAAAAGATTAGGGATAACAAAAAGTACAACAACCGGACTCATTAGAAGATTAGAGGTTGCAGGATATTTAGTTAGGGAAAAATCCAAGAAGGATAAAAGAGTATACGTCGTCAAAATAACTCAAGAAGGAAGTAATATAATAGAAAACGTGATAAAAAACAGGGTAAAATTAATGGAAAAAGTTTATGAAAAATTGGGAAAAAAAGAAACAAGTATAGAAATATTAAAAGAGATAAATATGATTTTGAATGAAAAACGAGGTGAGATTTAA
- a CDS encoding PEGA domain-containing protein yields the protein MFLLLIFTTFLFSYTVNIIALTGSEVYFDSRFMGTVTETPFTIEVPDDKPGYLKIKKPGYSDFITHIELLGIESQITAEQVPLAKLIFDINVDSANIKYTFLNQNYYILLPTSNEVDIPYNIEKMIIEKDGYFNKELNLELKPFDKKHFSVTLIPIDEILIESNPPQTNVFLDGKLLGKTPITVKRSNFDIISLEKEGYLVKTLKNLPQDDRIIIELEKGIELFVDSNPKDVGVFLDNEFIGSTPMRGLFPLGTYNLTLSKLGYVSKDLMIELTQNGLNKYYVELKPFLNKINFLNSENYEFNIDGKYLGKGIDSIILDDSPHFVRIISGKKSLEFPIYGDFYDKIEIIDLNKLSTVNVYSLHNTPVSFIGETQKTPAFFLYNMLNNPQFVNVRTLNRTYSILLEPSESVDIYTESDFGNLFITTNVKDPLIYINGQYLNANDCFGYPLKPGVHTVEVRKFNEIKQQKVSISSGEKSFVHFEFDSKVPVKVNFTGEKYTINGEEYTNTNKAFYLPTGPTLFSNGEASVVLFIHEPMYVDLDKLFRGL from the coding sequence GTGTTTCTTTTGTTAATTTTTACGACATTTCTTTTTTCTTATACAGTAAATATAATAGCTTTAACAGGTAGCGAAGTTTATTTTGATTCACGATTTATGGGAACCGTTACAGAAACACCTTTTACAATAGAAGTTCCTGATGATAAGCCTGGTTATTTAAAAATAAAAAAACCAGGATATAGTGATTTTATTACTCATATAGAGCTTTTAGGAATCGAATCACAAATAACAGCCGAACAAGTACCTTTAGCTAAACTTATTTTTGATATCAACGTTGATTCTGCTAATATAAAATATACCTTTTTAAACCAAAATTATTATATACTTCTACCAACATCTAATGAAGTTGATATTCCCTACAACATAGAAAAAATGATTATAGAAAAAGACGGTTATTTTAATAAAGAATTGAACCTTGAACTGAAACCGTTTGATAAGAAACATTTTAGTGTTACTTTAATTCCCATTGATGAAATACTGATCGAATCAAATCCTCCTCAAACAAACGTTTTTTTGGATGGAAAGTTACTTGGAAAAACACCGATTACCGTAAAAAGAAGTAATTTTGATATAATTTCGTTGGAAAAAGAGGGTTATTTAGTAAAGACATTAAAAAATTTACCTCAAGATGATAGAATAATCATTGAATTAGAAAAAGGAATAGAACTTTTTGTTGATAGCAACCCAAAAGATGTGGGCGTATTTTTGGATAATGAATTTATAGGAAGTACCCCAATGCGAGGTTTATTCCCGCTCGGAACATATAATTTAACTTTATCGAAACTGGGATATGTATCCAAAGATTTGATGATTGAATTAACCCAAAACGGTTTGAACAAATACTATGTTGAATTGAAACCATTTTTAAATAAAATAAATTTTCTGAATTCTGAAAATTACGAATTCAATATTGATGGCAAATACCTAGGAAAAGGAATTGATTCGATTATTTTGGATGATTCACCACATTTTGTTAGAATTATATCGGGAAAGAAAAGTTTAGAATTTCCAATTTATGGAGATTTTTATGACAAAATTGAAATTATAGATCTAAATAAACTGAGTACAGTAAATGTTTATTCATTGCATAATACACCTGTAAGCTTTATAGGAGAAACTCAAAAAACTCCTGCATTTTTTCTTTACAATATGTTAAACAATCCCCAGTTTGTGAACGTAAGGACATTAAATAGAACTTACAGTATTCTTTTGGAACCGTCTGAAAGCGTTGATATTTATACTGAAAGTGATTTTGGAAATCTATTTATAACTACAAACGTTAAAGATCCTCTTATATACATTAATGGCCAATATTTAAATGCTAACGATTGCTTTGGTTACCCGTTAAAACCAGGAGTTCATACTGTAGAGGTTAGAAAGTTTAATGAAATTAAACAACAAAAAGTCTCTATAAGTTCAGGTGAAAAGAGTTTCGTTCATTTTGAATTTGACTCAAAGGTACCTGTAAAAGTTAATTTTACTGGAGAGAAGTATACTATCAATGGCGAAGAATATACTAACACGAATAAAGCATTCTATTTGCCCACAGGACCGACTTTGTTTTCAAATGGAGAAGCTTCAGTAGTGCTTTTTATACACGAACCTATGTACGTTGACTTAGATAAGCTTTTTAGGGGGTTATAA